In Primulina eburnea isolate SZY01 chromosome 3, ASM2296580v1, whole genome shotgun sequence, one DNA window encodes the following:
- the LOC140828239 gene encoding uncharacterized protein: MNCCGSRMAMGRVVCPTPRRIGPFDADSRLIMPLRFLIRNDIAAFDTKQGAESTGLIFYKEDHETEQCTTLASSPPFFFGSPPCRAPNPLVQDSHFALENLIPKCSSQSNSALPSSAHTRAEFGTKRTTVRVEGFDWQTSHVTMA, translated from the exons ATGAACTGTTGCGGAAGCCGTATGGCAATGGGTCGGGTTGTTTGTCCCACGCCCCGTAGGATCGGACCTTTCGATGCCGACAGCCGCCTGATAATGCCGTTGAGATTTCTCATACG TAATGATATTGCTGCGTTTGATACGAAACAAGGAGCTGAATCGACGGGCCTAATCTTTTATAAG GAGGATCATGAGACAGAACAATGTACAACTTTAGCATCATCACCACCATTTTTCTTTGGATCTCCGCCATGCAGAGCCCCAAATCCTTTAGTGCAAGATTCCCATTTTGCTCTTGAAAACCTAATCCCCAAATGTTCTTCCCAATCAAATTCAGCTTTGCCATCATCAGCTCATACCAGAGCAGAGTTTGGGACGAAACGAACAACTGTAAGAGTGGAAGGCTTTGATTGGCAAACTTCTCATGTTACTATGGCATGA
- the LOC140826417 gene encoding protein ABA DEFICIENT 4, chloroplastic-like isoform X1, with amino-acid sequence MVLSPCFFSSQICVSFKADRPRLPSRISSRKRIGRSRNSAPEEMVSVLFGQKVMGKEVKTCICIGWSFLGGSKTVRRPNHGRITYPERKSLAVNAAWLLSSEVVADVAFTMGTVAVLPFYACMVVAPRAEITKKLVASNIPYMVLGTLYTYLLYLSWTPETIRLIFGSKYWLPELPGVAKMFSSEMTLVSAWIHLLNVDLYAARQVYHDGLLNDVETRHSVALCLLFCPIGILVHFITKALSRQNRKHGNTVTK; translated from the exons ATGGTTTTGTCTCCATGCTTCTTTAGCTCTCAAATCTGCGTTTCATTTAAG GCCGACCGCCCAAGATTGCCTTCAAGAATCTCGAGTCGAAAGAGAATTGGCCGGAGTAGAAATTCTGCTCCTGAAGAAATGGTTAGTGTTCTGTTTGGCCAAAAAGTGATGGGTAAGGAAGTGAAGACATGTATCTGTATCGGCTGGAGTTTTCTTGGAGGATCAAAAACCGTCAGAAGACCAAATCATGGAAGGATCACTTATCCAGAGAGGAAGAGCTTGGCCGTAAACGCTGCAT GGCTACTAAGTTCTGAGGTTGTTGCTGATGTGGCTTTTACAATGGGTACAGTAGCTGTCCTTCCATTTTATGCTTGTATGGTTGTAGCACCTCGAGCAGAGATT ACTAAGAAACTAGTGGCAAGCAACATACCGTATATGGTTCTTGGAACATTATACACTTATCTCCTGTATCTGTCATGGACGCCAGAGACGATTCGATTGATATTTGGTAGCAAATACTGGTTACCAGAG ttgcctgGTGTAGCTAAGATGTTCTCCAGTGAGATGACATTGGTTTCTGCTTGGATCCATTTATTGAATGTAGATCTTTATGCAGCAAG GCAGGTTTATCACGATGGACTGCTGAACGACGTAGAGACGAGGCACTCTGTCGCTCTTTGCCTGCTGTTTTGCCCAATTGGAATCCTAGTACATTTTATCACCAAAGCACTAAGCAGACAAAACAGAAAACATGGAAATACAGTGACCAAGTAA
- the LOC140826417 gene encoding uncharacterized protein isoform X2: MVLSPCFFSSQICVSFKADRPRLPSRISSRKRIGRSRNSAPEEMVSVLFGQKVMGKEVKTCICIGWSFLGGSKTVRRPNHGRITYPERKSLAVNAAWLLSSEVVADVAFTMGTVAVLPFYACMVVAPRAEITKKLVASNIPYMVLGTLYTYLLYLSWTPETIRLIFGSKYWLPEAGLSRWTAERRRDEALCRSLPAVLPNWNPSTFYHQSTKQTKQKTWKYSDQVTEFSLIMCSSFHVMKQKISMVIYLYYLY; the protein is encoded by the exons ATGGTTTTGTCTCCATGCTTCTTTAGCTCTCAAATCTGCGTTTCATTTAAG GCCGACCGCCCAAGATTGCCTTCAAGAATCTCGAGTCGAAAGAGAATTGGCCGGAGTAGAAATTCTGCTCCTGAAGAAATGGTTAGTGTTCTGTTTGGCCAAAAAGTGATGGGTAAGGAAGTGAAGACATGTATCTGTATCGGCTGGAGTTTTCTTGGAGGATCAAAAACCGTCAGAAGACCAAATCATGGAAGGATCACTTATCCAGAGAGGAAGAGCTTGGCCGTAAACGCTGCAT GGCTACTAAGTTCTGAGGTTGTTGCTGATGTGGCTTTTACAATGGGTACAGTAGCTGTCCTTCCATTTTATGCTTGTATGGTTGTAGCACCTCGAGCAGAGATT ACTAAGAAACTAGTGGCAAGCAACATACCGTATATGGTTCTTGGAACATTATACACTTATCTCCTGTATCTGTCATGGACGCCAGAGACGATTCGATTGATATTTGGTAGCAAATACTGGTTACCAGAG GCAGGTTTATCACGATGGACTGCTGAACGACGTAGAGACGAGGCACTCTGTCGCTCTTTGCCTGCTGTTTTGCCCAATTGGAATCCTAGTACATTTTATCACCAAAGCACTAAGCAGACAAAACAGAAAACATGGAAATACAGTGACCAAGTAACAGAATTTTCATTAATCATGTGCAGCAGTTTTCATGTAATGAAACAAAAGATTTCAATGGTTATTTACCTTTACTATCTTTACTAG
- the LOC140826416 gene encoding elongator complex protein 5 codes for MAESICRTLRDGGLEGEHAPALTIKDTIRCPLGLFVLDHILCQVCSFVLSHRCQSKGIVLVALSRSPIYYEELLKSQGYDVASSSTWIKVVDCYSDPFGWKRKLVENGIVKNLTGGSSITVKLCENVEDLEKLSSYIVELGKEMIGDGKGRFMVAIDSVSEMLRLTSLTSVAVILSNLRSHDNVSCLFWLLHSDLHDNGITAALEYMSSMQASIEPMARLVDEQRRNSENISWMEQNLRRGKFCVRLKRRNGRVRVMHEELRVEKSGIKFSPVSFEDDLISQSIVPKVQFNLQLSEKERNDRAKVVLPFEHQGNGKNIQIYDGRKPLDAGEEGLKNASERVQATDPSKGEIIYFRDSDDEMPDSDEDPDDDLDI; via the exons ATGGCAGAATCAATTTGCAGAACGCTTCGAGACGGTGGTTTGGAAGGAGAGCATGCACCAGCACTCACTATAAAGGATACGATTCGTTGTCCCCTAGGACTCTTTGTCTTAGATCATATCCTCTGCCAAGTCTGCTCCTTCGTTCTGTCCCATAGATGTCAATCTAA AGGCATTGTGTTGGTTGCATTGTCCCGTAGTCCAATATACTATGAAGAGTTATTGAAGAGCCAAGGATATGATGTTGCCTCTTCCAGTACATG GATTAAGGTTGTGGACTGCTACTCAGATCCATTTGGTTGGAAAAGAAAGCTCGTAGAGAACGGGATTGTCAAAAACCTTACTGGTGGATCTTCAATTACAGTTAAACTGTGTGAAAATGTTGAGGACTTGGAGAAATTATCCTCGTACATTGTCGAACTGGGGAAAG AAATGATTGGAGATGGAAAAGGACGTTTTATGGTTGCCATAGATTCG GTTAGTGAGATGCTAAGACTTACCTCTCTCACATCCGTTGCTGTGATTTTAAGCAACCTTCGGAGCCATG ACAATGTATCTTGCTTGTTTTGGTTATTACATTCAGACCTGCACGACAATGGGATTACTGCTGCTCTGGAGTACATGTCGTCTATGCAGGCAAGTATAGAACCAATGGCTCGCCTTGTCGATGAACAGAGGAGAAATTCtgagaatatttcttggatggAACAAAATTTAAGGAGAGGAAAGTTCTGTGTGCGATTGAAACGCAGAAATGGACGTGTCAGAGTGATG CATGAAGAGCTTCGTGTTGAGAAATCTGGCATCAAATTTTCACCTGTTTCGTTTGAAGATGATTTAATTTCTCAAAGTATCGTGCCTAAG GTCCAGTTCAATTTACAGTTGTCTGAGAAGGAGCGAAATGATCGGGCAAAAgttgtccttccgtttgagcACCAGG GAAACGgtaaaaatattcaaatatatgATGGTCGGAAACCACTCGATGCTGGTGAAGAAGGGTTGAAAAATGCTTCTGAGAGAGTGCAGGCAACTGATCCTTCAAAAGGCGAGATTATCTATTTCCGTGACTCGGATGATGAGATGCCAGATTCAGACGAGGATCCAGATGACGATTTGGACATATGA
- the LOC140826418 gene encoding chloroplastic group IIB intron splicing facilitator CRS2-B, chloroplastic-like isoform X1, which yields MLSAVFSPNNSSSYISNSRIEIPPFFRKHATSSRLWVSASLPEMKEVKTEYTPWLIAGLGNPGNKYHGTRHNIGFGMIDCISQAEGILMNTIQSKALVGIGSIGEVPILLVKPQTYMNFSGESVGPLAAYYQVPLRHILLVYDEMTLPNGVLRLQPKGGHVHHNGVKSVMQHLDGRREFPRFCIGVGNPPGTMDMRAYLLQKFSPLDRRQVDAALEQGAEAVRTLVLEGFSNRITRFNLDQKYKYNKV from the exons ATGCTTTCTGCTGTCTTTTCCCCAAATAATTCTTCGAGTTACATATCTAATTCGAGGATCGAAATTCCCCCGTTTTTTCGAAAACATGCAACTTCAAGTAGACTTTGGGTCTCTGCTTCATTGCCAGAGATGAAAGAAGTAAAGACCGAGTATACTCCATGGCTGATTGCTGGATTGGGGAACCCTGGAAACAAGTATCACGGAACCCGGCATAAT ATTGGATTTGGAATGATTGATTGCATCTCTCAAGCCGAAGGAATTTTGATGAACACCATACAGTCCAAGGCATTGGTTGGAATAG GTTCCATTGGAGAGGTTCCTATTTTATTGGTCAAGCCTCAGACATATATGAATTTCAGTGGTGAGTCG GTTGGGCCACTCGCTGCTTATTATCAAGTTCCTTTGCGACACATCCTACTG GTTTATGATGAAATGACCTTACCAAATGGAGTTTTGAGGCTGCAGCCCAAAGGAGGACATGTTCATCATAACGG TGTAAAGAGTGTTATGCAGCATTTAGATGGTCGCCGTGAATTTCCTCGGTTTTGCATAG GTGTCGGTAATCCGCCAGGTACCATGGACATGAGGGCTTATCTTCTTCAGAAATTCAGCCCCTTAGACAGAAGGCAG GTTGATGCTGCTCTTGAACAAGGGGCCGAGGCTGTGAGGACGCTAGTGTTGGAAGGCTTCAGCAATCGAATTACCAGATTCAATCTGGATCAGAAATACAAGTACAACAAAGTTTGA
- the LOC140826418 gene encoding chloroplastic group IIB intron splicing facilitator CRS2-B, chloroplastic-like isoform X2, with the protein MLSAVFSPNNSSSYISNSRIEIPPFFRKHATSSRLWVSASLPEMKEVKTEYTPWLIAGLGNPGNKYHGTRHNIGFGMIDCISQAEGILMNTIQSKALVGIGSIGEVPILLVKPQTYMNFSGESVGPLAAYYQVPLRHILLVYDEMTLPNGVLRLQPKGGHVHHNGVKSVMQHLDGRREFPRFCIGVGNPPGTMDMRAYLLQKFSPLDRRQST; encoded by the exons ATGCTTTCTGCTGTCTTTTCCCCAAATAATTCTTCGAGTTACATATCTAATTCGAGGATCGAAATTCCCCCGTTTTTTCGAAAACATGCAACTTCAAGTAGACTTTGGGTCTCTGCTTCATTGCCAGAGATGAAAGAAGTAAAGACCGAGTATACTCCATGGCTGATTGCTGGATTGGGGAACCCTGGAAACAAGTATCACGGAACCCGGCATAAT ATTGGATTTGGAATGATTGATTGCATCTCTCAAGCCGAAGGAATTTTGATGAACACCATACAGTCCAAGGCATTGGTTGGAATAG GTTCCATTGGAGAGGTTCCTATTTTATTGGTCAAGCCTCAGACATATATGAATTTCAGTGGTGAGTCG GTTGGGCCACTCGCTGCTTATTATCAAGTTCCTTTGCGACACATCCTACTG GTTTATGATGAAATGACCTTACCAAATGGAGTTTTGAGGCTGCAGCCCAAAGGAGGACATGTTCATCATAACGG TGTAAAGAGTGTTATGCAGCATTTAGATGGTCGCCGTGAATTTCCTCGGTTTTGCATAG GTGTCGGTAATCCGCCAGGTACCATGGACATGAGGGCTTATCTTCTTCAGAAATTCAGCCCCTTAGACAGAAGGCAG AGTACCTAG
- the LOC140826414 gene encoding chloroplastic group IIA intron splicing facilitator CRS1, chloroplastic codes for MSPPLPFSASNRVASCPHNSTLVLHSFLLFNPAKSPGITFSGPRINASSSTKVESRSAECGSQKFYPKSSEPISDSGSPMKTHTAPWMNGPLLVKPEEILRFRRPKSNKDHTLDRFGDHPDIALTGKVGGGRGKVAMKRIYKGIEKLQESQEVEEIQKEPENVKYIFPPNEFWGDGGYENDAEVGRTFEVVQEPFKTVEFGIPLEEVEKGEKSKKLPWEREERMVTTRVKKEKVATAAESTLDGELLRRLRSEAAIMKTWVKVKKAGVTEAVVNQVILIWRSDELALLKFDLPLCRNLDRAREIVELKTGGVVVWSKKDFLAVYRGCNYVSRSRHHPKIYQNPTCDRKRSSSSMNYEKSTTIDQLNFVDSSPGEMSHGKDGKWEIPCIAPLYERESDRLLDELGPRFVDWWMPKPLPVDADLLPEHSPGFKTPFRLCPPHTRSQLTDSELTYLRKIARPLPTHFVLGRNRKLHGLATAILKLWEKCHIAKIALKWGIPNTDNEQMAHELKILTGGTLLLRNKFLIIFYRGKDFLPSKVANLVAERETELTSCHVHEETARLKASETFSITHEHAIDSGIIGTLSEFHNIQSGGRNLPKGKSEIEVQLEAEQEALEREIRYQQRRHFILKKKIERSAYTLDKLNHAWRRSEKDPDQEIISQEERECLCMMGLKLDSSLVLGRRGVFDGVIEGMHQHWKHKEIVKVITMQKKFSQVIDTAKFLETESGGILVSVVKIKIGHAIIVYRGKNYKRPRSMPQNLLTNRDAYSRSLEMQRIGSLKFFAKQREQKICDLELQLDELQKRIRLHEQIDGSM; via the exons ATGTCTCCTCCTCTCCCCTTTTCTGCTTCTAACAGAGTCGCTTCTTGTCCCCATAATTCCACACTTGTTTTACATTCGTTTCTCTTGTTTAATCCAGCTAAATCTCCGGGAATCACCTTTTCTGGCCCTCGGATTAATGCCAGTAGCAGCACAAAAGTGGAAAGCAGAAGCGCTGAATGTGGAAGCCAAAAATTTTATCCAAAATCTTCAGAACCCATCTCGGATTCAGGTTCACCTATGAAAACGCACACTGCGCCATGGATGAATGGACCTCTCCTTGTTAAACCCGAGGAGATTTTGCGATTTAGAAGGCCAAAAAGTAATAAAGATCACACCTTGGACAGATTTGGGGATCATCCTGACATAGCTTTGACCGGAAAAGTGGGTGGTGGGAGAGGCAAGGTGGCAATGAAGAGAATCTATAAAGGGATTGAGAAGCTCCAAGAATCGCAAGAGGTAGAGGAAATCCAAAAGGAACCAGAAAATGTTAAGTATATATTTCCACCAAATGAATTCTGGGGGGATGGGGGTTATGAAAATGATGCTGAAGTAGGGAGAACTTTCGAGGTGGTTCAGGAACCATTCAAAACTGTTGAATTTGGCATTCCACTGGAAGAGGTTGAGAAGGGAGAAAAATCGAAAAAATTACCTTGGGAGAGAGAGGAAAGAATGGTAACTACGAGGGTAAAGAAGGAGAAAGTGGCGACAGCTGCTGAATCGACCCTTGATGGAGAGTTGCTAAGAAGGTTGAGAAGTGAGGCAGCGATAATGAAAACATGGGTGAAGGTTAAAAAGGCAGGGGTTACTGAGGCTGTTGTTAATCAAGTTATTCTTATTTGGAGAAGTGATGAGCTTGCTTTGCTTAAATTTGATCTTCCTTTGTGTCGAAACTTGGATAGAGCTCGAGAAATAGTCGAG CTGAAGACTGGAGGTGTTGTAGTATGGAGTAAAAAAGACTTTCTTGCGGTTTATAGAGGTTGCAACTATGTCTCAAGGTCGAGGCATCATCCGAAGATTTATCAAAACCCTACTTGTGATCGGAAACGTTCTTCCTCGTCTATGAATTATGAAAAGAGCACAACCATTGATCAATTAAATTTTGTAGATAGTAGTCCGGGCGAAATGAGCCACGGAAAAGATGGTAAATGGGAAATTCCATGTATCGCACCACTTTATGAAAGAGAATCCGACAGGTTATTGGATGAGTTAGGACCCCGGTTTGTCGATTGGTGGATGCCAAAGCCTTTACCAGTGGATGCAGATTTGCTTCCGGAACATAGTCCTGGATTTAAGACGCCGTTTAGGCTTTGTCCTCCTCATACTAGATCACAGCTGACTGACTCTGAACTTACGTATTTGCGGAAGATTGCTCGCCCTTTACCAACTCATTTTGTTCTTG GAAGAAATAGGAAGCTGCACGGACTAGCTACAGCCATTCTTAAATTGTGGGAAAAATGCCATATAGCAAAGATTGCTCTAAAGTGGGGGATTCCAAACACCGACAACGAGCAAATGGCACATGAGCTCAAG ATTCTCACTGGAGGAACTCTTTTATTGCGAAATAAGttcttaataattttttatagagGGAAGGATTTTCTTCCCTCAAAAGTTGCAAACCTTGTTGCTGAGCGAGAAACGGAGCTCACGAGTTGCCATGTTCATGAAGAAACTGCAAGGCTAAAAGCAAGTGAAACCTTTTCTATCACCCATGAACATGCAATTGATTCTGGCATCATTGGCACTTTATCAGAGTTCCATAATATTCAATCAGGAGGCAGGAACCTGCCAAAGGGGAAGAGTGAAATTGAAGTTCAACTGGAAGCAGAACAAGAGGCCCTGGAAAGGGAAATCAGATATCAGCAGCGGAGGCATTTTATT CTTAAGAAGAAGATAGAGAGATCAGCTTACACATTAGATAAACTAAACCATGCATGGAGACGCTCCGAGAAAGATCCAGACCAAGAAATTATATCCCAAGAGGAGCGAGAATGCCTGTGTATGATGGGATTGAAATTGGATAGCAGTTTAGTCCTAG GAAGACGCGGAGTTTTTGATGGCGTCATAGAAGGCATGCATCAACACTGGAAGCATAAAGAAATTGTGAAAGTGATTACGATGCAGAAAAAGTTTTCACAGGTCATTGATACCGCAAAATTCCTCGAAACAGAGAGTGGAGGAATCCTGGTCTCCGTAGTCAAAATTAAAATAGGGCATGCAATAATAGTTTATCGTGGGAAAAACTATAAACGTCCAAGATCCATGCCTCAAAATTTGCTGACCAATCGTGACGCATATTCAAGATCACTTGAAATGCAAAGGATTGGA TCGCTGAAGTTCTTTGCcaagcaaagagagcagaagatTTGTGATCTAGAACTCCAACTG GATGAATTGCAGAAGAGAATTCGATTACATGAGCAAATAGATGGTTCAATGTGA